A window of Mangifera indica cultivar Alphonso chromosome 13, CATAS_Mindica_2.1, whole genome shotgun sequence contains these coding sequences:
- the LOC123194442 gene encoding IAA-amino acid hydrolase ILR1-like 4 isoform X3: MLGIMQPLTGSEDFAFYQEVIPGNFFFLGMRNETSGKLESPPPPYLTVIEDALPYGSALHASLALRMCSVPGFCYCT; the protein is encoded by the exons ATGTTAGGCATTATGCAGCCATTGACGGGTTCTGAAGATTTTGCATTCTATCAAGAGGTGATCCCAGGAAACTTTTTCTTTCTCGGAATGAGGAATGAGACAAGTGGGAAGCTTGAATCCCCTCCCCCACCTTATTTAACAGTGATTGAAGATGCACTTCCATATGGTTCTGCACTTCATGCATCTCTGGCTTTAAG AATGTGCTCTGTTCCAGGTTTCTGTTACTGCACCTAA
- the LOC123194442 gene encoding IAA-amino acid hydrolase ILR1-like 4 isoform X1: protein MLGIMQPLTGSEDFAFYQEVIPGNFFFLGMRNETSGKLESPPPPYLTVIEDALPYGSALHASLALRYLIDFQPKISSSKGKHRDKLFLQSQVWPSGLSGIFSRLI from the exons ATGTTAGGCATTATGCAGCCATTGACGGGTTCTGAAGATTTTGCATTCTATCAAGAGGTGATCCCAGGAAACTTTTTCTTTCTCGGAATGAGGAATGAGACAAGTGGGAAGCTTGAATCCCCTCCCCCACCTTATTTAACAGTGATTGAAGATGCACTTCCATATGGTTCTGCACTTCATGCATCTCTGGCTTTAAGGTATCTTATTGATTTCCAACCtaaaatttcttcatcaaagGGAAAACATCGCGACAAACT CTTCCTCCAGTCCCAGGTTTGGCCTTCTGGCCTCTCTGGAATTTTTTCCAGGTTGATCTGA
- the LOC123194442 gene encoding IAA-amino acid hydrolase ILR1-like 4 isoform X2: MLGIMQPLTGSEDFAFYQEVIPGNFFFLGMRNETSGKLESPPPPYLTVIEDALPYGSALHASLALSFLQSQVWPSGLSGIFSRLI; the protein is encoded by the exons ATGTTAGGCATTATGCAGCCATTGACGGGTTCTGAAGATTTTGCATTCTATCAAGAGGTGATCCCAGGAAACTTTTTCTTTCTCGGAATGAGGAATGAGACAAGTGGGAAGCTTGAATCCCCTCCCCCACCTTATTTAACAGTGATTGAAGATGCACTTCCATATGGTTCTGCACTTCATGCATCTCTGGCTTTAAG CTTCCTCCAGTCCCAGGTTTGGCCTTCTGGCCTCTCTGGAATTTTTTCCAGGTTGATCTGA